The proteins below are encoded in one region of Reichenbachiella sp. 5M10:
- a CDS encoding FKBP-type peptidyl-prolyl cis-trans isomerase has product MNKRKVYAYILSVGLCIFGCGGDEEESSTDQAYLDEVAIQTYLEENGLTDVTERDDSGIYYQITTANPSGQGPRTSDVLSIYYIANALNEQPFDAVINDGTNAPVKLQHYSNSVYPIGLDRCLDLIKEGETAIFYIPSELAYGDMEDLSSIIPPNSVIVMEVELSDIQSEDEVLAAQTLDIEQFITFNNLNDTAASPVDSVVLLSSGVYYKRTQRGIADSVLTQGEETDIKYLAYSLANYPNGTPLDGTASNEVFTFAFNEGEVIAGLDAGLVEMERGEHALLIMPSRNAYGQSAFVIPRNRKTFLVEQDVIPEYASKVSPYQVLVFDLELLQPQNATN; this is encoded by the coding sequence TTGAATAAAAGAAAAGTTTACGCATATATACTGAGTGTTGGCCTGTGCATCTTTGGGTGTGGGGGAGACGAAGAAGAGTCTAGCACCGATCAGGCGTATCTGGACGAGGTAGCCATCCAAACCTATTTGGAAGAGAATGGCTTGACCGATGTGACAGAACGTGACGACTCAGGCATCTATTATCAAATCACTACAGCCAACCCGAGTGGTCAAGGTCCTCGCACCAGTGATGTCCTGTCTATCTATTACATCGCCAATGCTCTCAACGAACAGCCCTTTGATGCAGTGATCAATGATGGGACCAATGCTCCCGTCAAACTACAACATTATAGCAATTCAGTTTACCCAATAGGATTGGACAGATGTTTGGACTTGATCAAAGAAGGAGAGACAGCCATCTTCTACATTCCTTCGGAGCTAGCGTATGGAGACATGGAGGATTTGTCATCCATTATTCCTCCCAATTCGGTCATCGTGATGGAGGTAGAACTCTCCGACATCCAGTCCGAAGACGAGGTACTTGCAGCACAGACCTTGGATATTGAGCAATTCATTACCTTCAACAACCTCAACGACACTGCAGCTTCTCCTGTTGACTCGGTCGTCTTGCTGTCTTCTGGCGTATATTATAAACGGACCCAAAGAGGCATTGCAGACAGTGTATTGACTCAGGGAGAAGAGACAGATATCAAATATTTGGCCTACTCATTGGCCAATTACCCCAACGGTACACCATTGGATGGTACAGCTTCCAACGAGGTGTTCACGTTCGCTTTTAACGAAGGAGAAGTGATCGCAGGATTGGACGCTGGACTGGTAGAGATGGAGCGAGGAGAGCACGCATTGCTCATCATGCCCTCTCGCAATGCCTATGGTCAAAGTGCTTTTGTCATTCCGCGCAACCGCAAGACTTTCTTGGTAGAACAAGATGTCATTCCCGAATACGCGAGCAAGGTTTCTCCTTACCAAGTCTTGGTGTTTGATCTCGAGCTGTTACAACCTCAAAACGCTACCAATTGA
- a CDS encoding DUF4168 domain-containing protein: MNFKTILVATVLFASVFVAQAQEEITTEELTQYAKVMVAIDSMKAELKDKTNEMVKNDPLMDGGRRFNAIKKAGDDVDQLAALKVTDEEMTAYNDIQAKIEALKVGFKTAYTAAIKDDLGAGQYNKIKKALKEDETLSANYAAIVTSLKTEAAATETQEG, encoded by the coding sequence ATGAATTTTAAGACCATTTTAGTCGCTACAGTTTTGTTTGCCAGTGTATTTGTAGCGCAAGCACAAGAAGAAATTACAACAGAAGAATTAACCCAATACGCCAAAGTCATGGTAGCCATTGACTCCATGAAGGCAGAGTTGAAGGACAAGACCAACGAAATGGTCAAAAATGATCCTCTCATGGATGGCGGTCGTCGCTTCAACGCCATCAAAAAAGCAGGAGATGATGTAGACCAATTGGCAGCACTCAAGGTCACTGACGAAGAAATGACGGCTTACAACGATATTCAAGCCAAGATTGAAGCACTCAAAGTGGGGTTCAAGACTGCCTACACAGCTGCCATCAAAGATGATCTTGGTGCTGGACAATACAACAAAATCAAAAAGGCACTCAAAGAAGATGAAACACTGTCAGCAAACTATGCGGCCATCGTGACCTCCCTCAAAACAGAAGCAGCAGCCACCGAAACACAAGAAGGATAA
- a CDS encoding arsenate reductase family protein, producing MRKIYYLSSCSTCSRIIKELGLTPDNIIMQDIKTEAMTAAQVDEMKALTGSYESLFSRRSMKYKAWGLADKELGEDDYKKYILEEYTFLKRPVLLIDGQIFVGNSKKVIEAAGVALKS from the coding sequence ATGAGAAAAATATATTACCTCTCGAGCTGCAGCACGTGCAGTCGTATCATCAAAGAATTGGGCTTGACCCCGGACAACATCATCATGCAAGACATCAAAACCGAAGCGATGACTGCTGCGCAGGTGGATGAGATGAAAGCGTTGACTGGAAGCTACGAAAGCTTGTTTAGTCGTCGATCGATGAAGTACAAAGCATGGGGGCTAGCAGATAAAGAACTAGGGGAAGACGATTACAAAAAGTACATCCTTGAGGAGTATACATTTTTGAAGCGCCCTGTACTCTTGATCGACGGTCAGATCTTCGTGGGCAACAGCAAGAAAGTCATCGAAGCTGCGGGTGTTGCGCTAAAATCCTAG
- a CDS encoding TonB-dependent receptor — protein sequence MIYCASTLTRFMFKSFVANLILLFVLCGATQAQSSYMLHGTLVDSLDQAVANAQIIVLPDSISLISDDQGLFQTSLPKGAHSLTVLHLQFQPKVQSFTLRGDLELRIAMEYKTEVLQDVSVTSNYYREDISTIRIEPKNIYHLPSATGDFTKVLATLPGVSSNNELSSVYSVRGGNYDENLIYVNGIKVYRPQIISAGRQEGLSFINTDLVGEVEFSAGGWEAAYGDKLSSVLSVRYKEPVRHEATLNMSLLGGSIYVGGRDNKHDISYTASVRHKNTKYLLGTLETKGQYLPKFTDFQSFITKRVNDKTKIGLLLSSAINNYETIPETQQTDFGNFQASYRLNVAFDGRERMDYYTNQAALIVTHAFRDSFISTLSVSGVLSSERENYEIEAAYLLCDVNTNLASNRFNECVNILGVGTNYGYGRNRLESKIVSVAQNNEVKIGEHLLQFGLDWDHEIIEDRLDEYAFIDSADYVTITESVDNVAEITSEKLGAFAQIQFATPNESHRFNVGLRASYWSYSQQVLISPRLQYKYAFGTQHRNQLRASWGLYGQHPFYRELRDRTGVINPDVRAQQSMHAVLGWDRHFMLWGRPFMFTTEGYYKYLWDVNPYDVENVKIRYFANNNGKAYAYGFDFRVNGEFIEGTESWFSLGILKTEEDIGEGYGYVRRPTDQRLNLGIFFQDHLPNDPSIKVNLNLQFGSGLPFGPPNDDANRSAFSGDAYTRVDIGFSKSFVFDTPHFWLPKSLWLGAEVLNLLGTDNVLTYNWVQDVNNNQFAVPNALSARFLNVRLIAKFH from the coding sequence ATGATATATTGCGCAAGCACCCTGACACGTTTTATGTTCAAATCTTTCGTAGCGAACCTCATTCTTCTCTTTGTTCTATGTGGTGCTACTCAAGCACAATCCTCCTACATGCTGCATGGCACTCTCGTAGATAGTCTTGATCAAGCGGTAGCCAATGCGCAAATCATTGTGCTGCCTGATTCTATATCATTGATCAGTGATGATCAGGGATTATTTCAGACAAGCCTACCTAAAGGCGCACATAGTTTGACGGTTCTCCACCTGCAGTTTCAACCCAAAGTACAATCTTTCACCTTGCGTGGGGACTTGGAGTTACGCATAGCGATGGAGTACAAGACCGAAGTACTTCAAGATGTGAGTGTAACTAGCAACTACTACCGTGAGGACATCAGTACCATTCGTATTGAGCCCAAAAACATCTATCACCTGCCTTCTGCGACAGGTGATTTCACGAAAGTGCTCGCTACGCTACCAGGAGTCAGTAGCAACAACGAATTGTCATCAGTCTATTCGGTACGTGGAGGCAATTATGACGAAAACCTGATATATGTCAATGGCATCAAGGTGTATCGCCCACAAATCATCAGTGCAGGACGTCAAGAAGGACTTAGTTTCATCAACACCGACTTGGTCGGAGAGGTAGAATTTTCGGCAGGGGGGTGGGAAGCTGCCTATGGAGACAAGCTCTCATCAGTACTCAGTGTCCGCTACAAAGAACCTGTACGGCACGAGGCAACACTCAACATGAGTTTGCTCGGAGGCAGTATCTATGTCGGAGGCAGGGACAACAAGCACGACATCTCCTACACCGCCAGCGTGCGGCACAAAAACACCAAATACCTCCTAGGTACTCTAGAAACCAAGGGGCAGTACCTGCCCAAATTCACAGACTTCCAATCCTTCATCACCAAGCGCGTCAACGACAAAACGAAGATCGGTCTGTTGCTCTCCTCAGCGATCAACAATTACGAAACGATCCCAGAAACGCAACAAACTGATTTTGGTAATTTTCAAGCCTCATACCGTTTGAATGTAGCGTTTGATGGTAGAGAAAGGATGGACTATTATACCAACCAAGCCGCGCTGATCGTCACTCATGCCTTTCGTGATTCGTTCATTTCTACGTTGTCCGTATCTGGTGTTTTGTCTTCAGAGCGAGAAAATTACGAGATCGAAGCAGCCTACTTGTTGTGTGATGTCAATACAAACCTAGCATCCAACCGGTTCAACGAATGTGTCAATATACTCGGAGTAGGCACCAACTATGGCTATGGTCGCAACAGGCTAGAGTCCAAAATCGTCTCTGTCGCGCAAAACAACGAAGTAAAAATAGGAGAGCACCTGTTGCAGTTCGGATTGGATTGGGATCATGAAATCATCGAAGACCGCTTGGACGAATATGCATTCATAGATTCGGCGGATTACGTGACCATCACCGAGTCGGTGGACAATGTCGCAGAGATCACTTCGGAGAAGTTGGGAGCATTTGCGCAAATACAGTTTGCTACGCCCAACGAGTCGCACCGATTCAATGTTGGGCTAAGAGCCAGCTATTGGAGCTACAGTCAGCAGGTACTCATCAGCCCTCGTCTACAATACAAGTATGCCTTTGGGACGCAGCATCGCAATCAACTACGCGCATCCTGGGGTCTCTACGGACAGCATCCGTTTTACAGGGAGCTTCGTGACCGCACTGGAGTCATCAACCCTGACGTCAGAGCCCAGCAATCGATGCACGCTGTCCTCGGTTGGGACCGCCATTTTATGCTTTGGGGGCGCCCGTTTATGTTTACCACAGAGGGCTACTACAAGTACCTGTGGGATGTCAATCCCTATGATGTAGAAAATGTCAAGATCCGATATTTTGCCAACAACAACGGCAAGGCATATGCTTATGGTTTTGACTTTCGTGTCAATGGAGAATTCATCGAGGGGACTGAGTCTTGGTTTAGCTTGGGAATATTGAAGACCGAAGAGGACATCGGCGAAGGATATGGCTATGTACGCAGACCCACTGACCAACGGCTCAATTTGGGCATCTTCTTTCAAGATCACCTCCCCAACGACCCTAGTATCAAAGTCAACCTCAACTTGCAGTTTGGTAGTGGGTTGCCTTTTGGTCCCCCCAACGACGATGCAAACCGCAGTGCCTTCTCTGGAGATGCCTACACCCGGGTGGATATAGGATTCTCCAAGAGTTTTGTTTTTGATACGCCCCACTTTTGGTTGCCCAAGTCACTCTGGCTAGGAGCGGAAGTGCTCAATCTACTCGGCACGGACAATGTACTGACTTACAATTGGGTACAAGATGTCAACAACAATCAATTTGCAGTACCCAATGCCCTTTCGGCACGCTTTCTCAATGTCCGACTCATTGCCAAATTTCACTAG